From the Streptomyces sp. NBC_00390 genome, the window CTCATCCCCTTCTGCGCGTACAACTCCGTCGGCTACCGCGAACAGATCCGCGCGCAGATGTCCGGCGTCTCGATCGCACAGGTCGTGCCGAACGCGCTGCCGCTCGCGGACCGGCTCACGACGACACCGTACGGGTCGAAGACAGTGAGGGAGACGCGAGATGAGCGATGACCGGCTCAAGGCGTGCTGCGCCGCCGCGTACTCCTCCGATGTCGTCGCCCTCCTGCTGGGCGAGTCGTACCATCCCGGAGGCACGGCACTGACCCGCCGCCTCGCGGACCGACTCGCCTTGTCCGCGCAGTCCCGCGTCCTGGACGTCGCCTCCGGCCGCGGTACCACCGCGCTGCTGCTCGCCGACATCCACGGGGTACGGGTGGACGGCGTCGACTACTCCGCTGCCAACACCACCCTCGCACAGGGGGCAGCGCAAGCCGCGGGACTCTCGGAACGGGCTGTATTCGTCACGGGCGACGCAGAGCATCTGCCATACGCGGACGGGGTGTTCGACGCTGTGGTGTGCGAGTGCGCCCTGTGCACCTTCCCCGACAAAGCGAAAGCCGCCGTCGAGTTCGCCCGGGTCCTGCGCCCGGGCGGCCGCCTCGGCATCACCGACGTCACCGCCGTTCCGGACCGTTTGCCACCGGAGCTGTCCACGCTCGGCGCCCGCATCGCCTGCATCGCCGACGCCCGCCCCACGACCGAGTACGCCGATCTCCTGACCGCCGCCGGACTGCGCACGATCATCGCCGAACGCCACGACCAGGCCATGATCCGCATGATCGACCAGATCGAGGCCCGGCTGAACCTGCTGCGCATCACCGCCCCGGCACGACTCGCTGAGGCGGGCTTGGACACGGCGGCGGCCCTGCCCGTACTGAAAGCCGCGCGCGCCGCCGTCACGGACGGCGCACTCGGCTACGCACTGCTGACGGCGGCCAAACCCCGATAGTCGCCCGACGGCAGCGCACCAAGACCCTCAGATGGTGTGCGGATCGATGCCCGTAGTGCGCCGGCGACGGGCCCGCCGGACCCGCACCAGCACCGCAGCCGCGATCAGCA encodes:
- a CDS encoding class I SAM-dependent methyltransferase, with translation MSDDRLKACCAAAYSSDVVALLLGESYHPGGTALTRRLADRLALSAQSRVLDVASGRGTTALLLADIHGVRVDGVDYSAANTTLAQGAAQAAGLSERAVFVTGDAEHLPYADGVFDAVVCECALCTFPDKAKAAVEFARVLRPGGRLGITDVTAVPDRLPPELSTLGARIACIADARPTTEYADLLTAAGLRTIIAERHDQAMIRMIDQIEARLNLLRITAPARLAEAGLDTAAALPVLKAARAAVTDGALGYALLTAAKPR